From Saccopteryx leptura isolate mSacLep1 chromosome 3, mSacLep1_pri_phased_curated, whole genome shotgun sequence, one genomic window encodes:
- the ALDH4A1 gene encoding delta-1-pyrroline-5-carboxylate dehydrogenase, mitochondrial, which produces MLLPPALPRALLARTWTGARLRWKHTSSLKVANEPILAFTQGSPERTALQKALKDLKGRTEAIPCVVGDEEVWTADVQYQLSPFNHGHKVAKFCYADKALLNKAIEAAVAARKEWDLKPVADRAQVFLKAADMLSGPRRVEVLAKTMVGQGKTVIQAEIDAAAELIDFFRFNAKFAMELEGYQPISVPPSTNSMVYRGLEGFVAAISPFNFTAIGGNLAGAPALMGNVVLWKPSDTAMLASYAVYRILREAGLPPNIIQFVPADGPTFGDTVTSSEHLCGINFTGSVPTFKHLWKQVAQNLDRFRTFPRLAGECGGKNFHFVHRSADVDSVVSGTLRSAFEYSGQKCSACSRLYVPHSLWPQIKRRLLEEHSRIKVGDPAEDFGTFFSAVIDAKSFSRIRKWLEHAHSTPNLTILAGGKCDDSVGYFVEPCIIESKDPQEPIMKEEIFGPVLTVYVYPDDKYKETLRLVDSTTSYGLTGAVFAQDKDVVREATEMLRNTAGNFYINDKSTGSVVGQQPFGGARASGTNDKPGGPHYVLRWTSPQAIKETHKPLGDWRYSYMQ; this is translated from the exons GCTTCGGTGGAAGCACACCTCCTCCTTGAAGGTGGCCAACGAGCCCATCTTGGCATTCACACAGGGCAGCCCCGAGCGGACTGCATTGCAGAAG GCCTTGAAGGACCTGAAGGGCCGGACGGAAGCCATCCCGTGCGTGGTGGGGGATGAGGAGGTGTGGACCGCGGATGTGCAGTACCAGCTGTCG CCCTTTAACCATGGACACAAGGTGGCCAAGTTCTGCTATGCAGACAAG GCCTTGCTCAACAAAGCCATCGAGGCCGCCGTGGCTGCCCGGAAAGAGTGGGACCTGAAGCCCGTCGCAGACCGGGCCCAGGTCTTCCTGAAGGCAGCAGACATGCTGAGCGGGCCACGCAGGGTGGAGGTCCTTGCCAAGACCATGGTGGGACAG GGTAAGACAGTGATCCAGGCGGAGATCGATGCCGCAGCCGAGCTGATCGACTTCTTCCGCTTCAATGCCAAGTTTGCCATGGAGCTAGAGGGGTACCAGCCCATCAGTGTGCCGCCCAGCACCAACAGCATGGTGTACCGGGGGCTGGAG GGCTTCGTGGCGGCCATCTCCCCCTTTAACTTCACGGCGATCGGCGGCAACCTGGCGGGGGCGCCGGCCCTGATG GGTAACGTGGTCCTTTGGAAGCCCAGTGACACTGCCATGCTGGCCAGCTACGCCGTCTACCGCATCCTCCGGGAGGCTGGCCTGCCCCCCAACATCATCCAGTTTGTGCCAGCTGATGGGCCCACGTTTGGGGACACTGTGACCAGCTCAGAGCACCTATGTGGCATCAACTTCACAGGCAGCGTGCC CACCTTTAAACACCTGTGGAAGCAGGTAGCCCAGAACCTGGATCGCTTTCGTACCTTCCCACGGCTGGCTGGAG AGTGTGGTGGGAAGAACTTCCACTTTGTGCACCGCTCGGCCGACGTGGACAGCGTGGTGAGCGGGACCCTGCGCTCGGCCTTCGAGTACAGCGGCCAGAAGTGCTCGGCCTGCTCCCGCCTCTACGTGCCGCACTCCCTGTGGCCGCAGATCAAAAGGCGGCTGCTGGAGGAGCACAGCAGGATCAAAGTGGGCGAT cctgcaGAAGATTTTGGGACCTTCTTCTCTGCAGTGATAGATGCCAAG TCCTTCAGCCGCATCAGGAAGTGGCTGGAGCACGCCCACTCCACGCCCAACCTCACCATTCTGGCCGGGGGGAAGTGTGACGACTCTGTGGGCTACTTTGTGGAGCCGTGCATCATCGAGAGCAAGGACCCTCAGGAGCCCATCATGAAGGAG GAGATCTTTGGGCCTGTGCTGACCGTGTACGTGTACCCAGATGACAAGTACAAGGAGACGCTGCGGCTGGTCGACAGCACTACCAGCTATGGCCTCACGGGGGCAGTGTTCGCCCAGGATAA GGACGTTGTCCGGGAGGCCACAGAGATGCTGAGAAACACCGCCGGCAACTTCTACATCAACGACAAGTCCACCGGCTCAGTGGTGGGCCAGCAGCCCTTCGGGGGGGCCCGAGCCTCTG GAACCAATGACAAGCCAGGGGGACCCCACTACGTCCTGCGGTGGACGTCGCCCCAGGCCATCAAGGAGACCCACAAGCCTCTGGGGGACTGGCGCTACTCGTACATGCAGTGA